A stretch of Acidimicrobiales bacterium DNA encodes these proteins:
- a CDS encoding trimethylamine methyltransferase family protein — protein sequence MSETDARRGRRGGGRAARQAARAEVGGETVAYLERRLAPVDMLDEEGLARIEANAEIILSEVGIAFQDFPEALDLLRDAGADVDGELVRFPAGMCREIVQTNAPTSFVQHARNPARSVKIGDNCTVFAPNYGSPFAFDLDKGRRYASLADFENAVRLTYMLPHLHHSGGTVCEPVDIPVNKRHLDMVYSHIRYSDKPYMGSVTAPERAADSIELSRIAFGGDLGDRTVMTSLINASSPLRWDATMLGAATEYARANQAAIISPFILAGAMSPVTVAGLAAQALAEALSGMAYYQLVRPGAPVVFGTFASSMSMATGAPTFGTPEAGQAINVMASLARRVGVPFRSGGQFTSSKYPDAQAAYESASTILPTVEAGVNFVLHAAGWQEGGLTLGFEKLIMDADQLGMMGVYARGIDLSANGQAMEAFHTNPHGDHFLGNAHTLANFETAFYRSTIADNNSFEQWELEGSLTAAQRANAKWKEMLAAYEAPPLDAAIDEELQEFVARRKASMPDAAY from the coding sequence ATGAGCGAGACCGACGCCCGGCGCGGACGCCGCGGCGGCGGCCGGGCGGCGCGACAGGCCGCGCGGGCCGAGGTCGGCGGCGAGACCGTCGCGTATCTCGAACGCCGGCTCGCGCCGGTCGACATGCTCGACGAGGAGGGCCTCGCCCGGATCGAGGCCAACGCGGAGATCATCCTCAGCGAGGTGGGCATCGCGTTCCAGGACTTCCCCGAGGCGCTCGACCTGCTCCGCGACGCCGGCGCGGACGTGGACGGCGAGCTCGTGCGCTTCCCCGCCGGCATGTGCCGCGAGATCGTGCAGACCAACGCACCGACATCGTTCGTCCAGCACGCCCGCAATCCCGCCCGCAGCGTGAAGATCGGCGACAACTGCACGGTGTTCGCGCCGAACTACGGGTCGCCGTTCGCCTTCGATCTCGACAAGGGCCGGCGCTACGCGTCGCTCGCCGACTTCGAGAACGCCGTCCGCCTCACCTACATGCTTCCCCACCTGCACCACTCCGGCGGCACGGTGTGCGAGCCGGTCGACATTCCCGTGAACAAGCGCCACCTCGACATGGTGTATTCGCACATCCGCTACAGCGACAAGCCCTACATGGGCTCGGTCACCGCGCCCGAGCGGGCGGCCGATTCGATCGAGCTGAGCCGCATCGCCTTCGGCGGCGACCTCGGCGACCGCACCGTGATGACGTCGCTGATCAACGCGTCCTCGCCGCTGCGCTGGGACGCCACGATGCTCGGCGCGGCCACGGAGTACGCCCGCGCCAACCAGGCGGCCATCATCTCGCCGTTCATCCTCGCCGGGGCGATGTCGCCGGTCACGGTCGCCGGGCTCGCCGCCCAGGCTCTCGCCGAGGCCCTGTCGGGCATGGCCTACTACCAGCTGGTCCGGCCGGGCGCGCCGGTCGTCTTCGGCACGTTCGCGTCGTCGATGTCGATGGCCACCGGGGCGCCGACGTTCGGCACACCCGAAGCCGGGCAGGCCATCAACGTGATGGCATCGCTCGCCCGCCGGGTCGGGGTGCCGTTCCGGTCCGGTGGCCAGTTCACGTCGTCGAAGTACCCCGATGCCCAGGCCGCGTACGAGTCGGCATCGACCATCCTCCCCACCGTCGAAGCGGGCGTGAACTTCGTGCTCCACGCCGCCGGGTGGCAGGAAGGCGGCCTCACCCTCGGGTTCGAGAAGCTGATCATGGACGCCGACCAGCTCGGCATGATGGGGGTCTACGCCCGCGGCATCGACCTCTCGGCGAACGGCCAGGCGATGGAGGCGTTCCACACGAACCCCCACGGCGACCACTTCCTCGGCAACGCCCACACCCTCGCCAACTTCGAGACCGCCTTCTACCGTTCCACGATCGCCGACAACAACAGCTTCGAGCAGTGGGAGCTCGAGGGTTCGCTCACCGCCGCCCAACGGGCGAACGCGAAGTGGAAGGAGATGCTGGCCGCCTACGAGGCGCCGCCGCTCGACGCGGCCATCGACGAGGAGCTGCAGGAGTTCGTCGCCCGCCGCAAGGCGTCGATGCCCGACGCCGCCTACTGA
- a CDS encoding MFS transporter, with product MSDDVEGGPLIENNPVVAARALLIGVALLMAGNGLQGSLLGVRTQVEGFSLGAAGVVMACYFAGFLVGAKYAERMLAQVGHIRVFAALASTASAAVLAHAILISPLSWGAMRFVTGVCFSGLYVVSESWLNDMATNATRGRLLSLYMVATMGGMTIGQYLLEAADPSGFKLFVLASILVSTSLLPVTLSASTSPPTGIPEPLSMRELFRQVPTGVVSSFWGGMSAGVLMGLGAVYAIAADVPASRIPTFLAAPLIGSFLLQWPIGWISDRVSRRSVMWWVAVAAAGVCAVLTVAPVGSWAAIGLMFLLGGTTFPLYSLTIAYAGDWLPQSQLTASSASLVRVNGVGAVCGPLVAAPLMSATSPRAFFVVMVVTHGLIASYISWRVLFRDALPAERQRAFVAYPARASAVASNLIGRRRRSVYATSAEAGDGDAQ from the coding sequence GTGAGCGACGACGTCGAGGGCGGTCCGCTCATCGAGAACAACCCGGTCGTCGCGGCCCGCGCCCTGCTGATCGGGGTCGCCCTCCTCATGGCGGGCAACGGGCTCCAGGGATCGCTCCTCGGGGTGCGGACCCAGGTGGAGGGCTTCTCGCTCGGCGCGGCCGGCGTCGTCATGGCCTGCTACTTCGCCGGCTTCCTCGTCGGCGCGAAATACGCCGAACGCATGCTGGCGCAGGTCGGCCACATCCGCGTGTTCGCCGCCCTGGCGTCGACTGCCTCCGCCGCCGTGCTCGCCCACGCCATTCTCATCTCGCCGCTCAGCTGGGGGGCGATGCGCTTCGTCACCGGGGTCTGTTTCAGCGGCCTCTACGTGGTCTCGGAGTCATGGCTCAACGACATGGCCACCAACGCGACGCGGGGACGGCTCCTCTCGCTCTACATGGTCGCGACGATGGGCGGCATGACCATCGGGCAGTATCTGCTCGAGGCCGCCGACCCGTCCGGCTTCAAGCTCTTCGTGCTGGCGTCGATCCTGGTGTCGACGTCGTTGCTGCCGGTCACGCTCTCGGCCTCCACCAGCCCGCCCACCGGCATCCCGGAGCCCCTGTCGATGCGCGAGCTCTTCCGCCAGGTCCCGACCGGCGTGGTCAGCTCGTTCTGGGGTGGCATGTCGGCCGGCGTACTGATGGGGCTCGGTGCCGTCTACGCGATCGCGGCGGACGTGCCGGCGTCGCGGATTCCCACCTTCCTCGCCGCGCCACTGATCGGTTCGTTCCTCCTCCAGTGGCCCATCGGCTGGATCTCCGACCGGGTCTCGCGGCGGTCCGTCATGTGGTGGGTGGCGGTCGCCGCGGCCGGCGTGTGCGCCGTGCTCACCGTCGCGCCGGTGGGGAGCTGGGCGGCGATCGGGTTGATGTTCCTGCTCGGCGGGACGACGTTCCCGCTCTACTCGCTCACGATCGCCTACGCCGGCGACTGGCTGCCCCAGTCGCAGCTCACGGCGTCGTCGGCGTCGCTCGTCCGCGTGAACGGGGTCGGCGCGGTCTGTGGCCCGCTCGTGGCGGCCCCGCTCATGTCGGCCACGAGCCCGCGAGCGTTCTTCGTCGTGATGGTGGTCACCCACGGGCTGATCGCGTCCTACATCTCGTGGCGGGTGCTCTTCCGCGACGCGCTCCCCGCCGAACGCCAGCGGGCATTCGTGGCCTACCCGGCCCGTGCGTCGGCGGTGGCGTCGAACCTCATCGGTCGCCGCCGGCGATCGGTCTACGCCACGTCCGCCGAGGCGGGGGACGGCGACGCTCAGTAG
- a CDS encoding glycine cleavage T C-terminal barrel domain-containing protein, whose translation MPLTRYARIDESPYLRRALAVADPEKAARGVYNHTYHLLHYGDPVAEYWALIDGVTLWDVAYQRQVEVRGPDAVALMQYLVTRDLSSHEVGQCKYAFMTNADGGIIGDPVVLRLDDDRFWLSVADADIHLWCQGLALASGYDVDVAVPDIAPVQIQGPHAPAVMDDLFGDELPDLGYYRLIRRQHDGLELVISRTGWGGTDGYEIYVADARADENARAEQWWDTVMRAGERHDITAGAPNHVRRIEAGMLALGCDIDDTTTPLELGSGHDWMVDLDQPDDFVGRDALLAQRAAGPTGRLVGVDIDGPDLGTFTDGDMPRVLPVRRDDHEVGTLTSACWSPRLRRNIGFVRTTVEHSRLGTELGIDHPVHGCLPAVVVEKPHLK comes from the coding sequence GTGCCGTTGACTCGATACGCCAGGATCGACGAGTCGCCGTATCTGCGCCGCGCCCTCGCGGTGGCCGACCCGGAGAAGGCGGCGCGCGGTGTCTACAACCACACGTACCACCTGCTCCACTACGGCGACCCCGTCGCCGAGTACTGGGCCCTGATCGACGGCGTGACCCTGTGGGATGTCGCCTACCAGCGCCAGGTGGAGGTGCGGGGGCCGGACGCCGTGGCGCTGATGCAGTACCTCGTCACCAGGGATCTCTCGTCACACGAAGTCGGCCAGTGCAAGTACGCGTTCATGACGAATGCGGACGGCGGCATCATCGGTGATCCGGTCGTGCTCCGGCTCGACGACGATCGCTTCTGGCTGAGCGTGGCCGATGCCGACATCCACCTCTGGTGTCAGGGTCTGGCCCTCGCCAGCGGCTACGACGTCGACGTTGCCGTGCCCGACATCGCGCCCGTGCAGATCCAGGGTCCCCACGCGCCGGCGGTCATGGACGATCTCTTCGGCGACGAGCTGCCGGACCTCGGCTACTACCGGCTGATCCGGCGGCAACACGACGGCCTCGAGCTCGTCATCTCCCGCACTGGCTGGGGCGGCACGGACGGCTACGAGATCTATGTCGCCGACGCGCGGGCGGACGAGAACGCCCGGGCCGAGCAGTGGTGGGACACGGTGATGCGGGCCGGTGAGCGCCACGACATCACGGCGGGCGCGCCGAACCACGTCCGCCGGATCGAGGCCGGCATGCTGGCGCTGGGCTGCGACATCGACGACACCACGACACCGCTCGAACTCGGGTCGGGGCACGACTGGATGGTCGATCTCGACCAGCCCGACGACTTCGTCGGCCGCGACGCACTCCTCGCGCAGCGGGCGGCGGGTCCGACGGGCCGGCTCGTCGGCGTCGACATCGACGGTCCCGATCTCGGCACCTTCACGGACGGCGACATGCCGCGGGTGCTTCCCGTGCGCCGGGACGATCACGAAGTTGGCACGCTCACCTCGGCCTGCTGGTCGCCCCGACTGCGCCGCAACATCGGCTTCGTCCGCACCACCGTCGAGCACAGCCGCCTCGGCACCGAACTCGGCATCGACCACCCGGTCCACGGCTGCCTGCCCGCGGTCGTCGTCGAGAAGCCGCACCTGAAGTGA